One window of Candidatus Hydrogenedentota bacterium genomic DNA carries:
- a CDS encoding response regulator, with protein sequence MPSDKNRITKILIVDDMPENAMVLRSFLAPMGYHIDAVTRGEDALTMVEKNPPDVILLDIMMPGMNGFEVCRRLKQDPETQHIPVVIITGMSDKETNIEAVKSGADDFLIKPFDRILLEARIKTSSKTKLLHDRLIEYKRELEHKVVERTEQVVLTQQVTVFSLAKLAESRDNETGDHLERMRSYARELCEEVVRLPKYSDTYGPAFVDEIYKSTPLHDIGKVGIPDRILLKPGKLTDDEFEIMKQHSMIGGDTLKAADIEAGRDSFLATGRDIAYYHHEKWNGTGYPFKLSGEDIPLCARIAALADVYDALSSRRPYKEPFSHEKSKGIILEGRESHFDPDIVDAFLAKEQRFIEIREHFQGEGRLAPIQELASALD encoded by the coding sequence TTGCCATCCGACAAGAACCGAATCACCAAGATTCTGATTGTGGACGACATGCCGGAAAACGCCATGGTGCTCCGCAGCTTTCTCGCGCCCATGGGCTATCACATCGACGCCGTCACGCGGGGCGAAGACGCACTCACCATGGTGGAGAAGAATCCACCCGACGTCATCCTCCTCGATATCATGATGCCAGGCATGAACGGCTTCGAAGTCTGCCGCCGCCTCAAGCAGGATCCGGAAACCCAGCACATCCCCGTGGTGATCATCACCGGCATGTCCGACAAGGAAACCAACATCGAAGCCGTTAAATCCGGCGCCGACGATTTCCTGATCAAGCCTTTCGACCGAATTCTCCTGGAGGCCCGGATCAAGACCTCCTCAAAGACGAAACTGCTCCACGACCGCCTGATCGAGTATAAGCGCGAGTTGGAGCACAAAGTCGTCGAGCGCACCGAGCAGGTCGTGCTCACGCAACAGGTCACCGTCTTCTCCCTGGCCAAGCTGGCCGAATCGCGCGACAACGAAACCGGCGATCACCTCGAACGCATGCGGTCCTACGCCCGCGAACTTTGCGAGGAGGTCGTACGGCTCCCGAAGTACAGCGACACCTATGGACCGGCTTTTGTCGATGAGATCTACAAGTCCACCCCGCTACACGATATCGGCAAAGTCGGCATCCCCGATCGGATTCTCCTGAAGCCGGGCAAACTCACCGACGACGAGTTCGAGATCATGAAGCAGCACAGCATGATCGGCGGAGACACCCTCAAGGCGGCGGATATCGAAGCCGGTCGCGACTCCTTCCTGGCCACCGGCCGGGATATTGCCTATTACCACCATGAAAAATGGAACGGCACGGGCTACCCCTTCAAGCTCTCCGGCGAAGATATCCCCCTCTGCGCGCGCATTGCGGCCCTCGCCGACGTCTATGACGCCCTGTCGTCGCGGCGTCCCTACAAAGAGCCCTTCAGCCACGAGAAATCCAAAGGAATCATTCTCGAGGGCCGCGAAAGCCATTTCGACCCAGACATCGTGGACGCCTTCCTGGCCAAGGAACAGCGCTTCATCGAAATCCGGGAACACTTCCAGGGAGAAGGTCGTCTGGCGCCCATACAGGAACTTGCCAGCGCCCTCGACTGA